The genomic window TAGATGAATAGGATGATGTAGCCATATTTGAGGTAGGTCTCTGATCATTCCAAGATCCCTGAAGTGTGCTGGGCTGTGCCTCTTCTCCTGAAGACTCCTCTGAAGatgtttcctcactccaagggtcatcaaatgttcacaaaagagcactgttctgttcgtacatctcacattgaatgtcaaagtggcccctaaccccctacactactatgtaaacctcacctcgagttactaggcgggcctcccacagagatataaatacttatctgggaGTTATTTTGTACACTGTAGCTAGTTTCAAACAAATTCTTCTGACTGTTATGTAAAACTCCACCCCAAGATGTCATATTAACTCTATACAGAGGCactcgctctctctttcacaaattTTCCCCCGTAAAGCAAGGCTAATATGGCAAGAACGCACAtaaaaaagctgtagttatttcaGAAGTTAAACCACACAGTACTGTGAGTACTCTACCGCATTCTGTGCTAGGAGAACCTCGTTTCCCTTAACTcttcccacttgcatactaaatataaaatttgcataCCAACATGTGTTGCGCtatttatcgcgtgcgttagagCCCTTacacgaaatgataaatgacccagtaagtTATTTCAAACTTCTCTGATACTATCTAATGGTTCCAAGTACAGTTATTGAAGCAACATACATTATTGTTATCTGTTTGTAAAAAGGTTCACATTGGAAGAATCTGGTGAAAAAATCTTTCCTGTTAAGATTAATTTGAATGCTTTTTGGAACGAAGGATAAAACAAACCATATATGATAGGGTTGAAAGCAGAATTGAAGTATCCCAACCACAGGAAGGCATTGTAAAGGTCTTCAGGGGTAGAGAAATTTATAAAAGGATCTGCCATAGTAGCAATAAAGAAAGGTAACCAACACAATATAAATACCCCCATTACTACACTCAATGTCTTCGCagctttactttctttttttagtGACATCTTTTTTGTGTCAGACACAGACTGTGATATAGCTGAgactttatggatttttctagccTGCTTCtttgccacaataaatatgtgcacataaaCACCTACCATCACAGTACCCGGGATGAAGAAGGCTATTAATGAAGCCAAAACTCCCCACAGTTTATTTAGTGTGAGTGAACAAGCACCAATGCAGGATATTGAAGCCACATAATCCTGTATTCCATTTATATTTAATTCAGACAAAACCATTCCAAAAGCAAGGAAACATGGAACTGACCAACTAATGAACAAAAAAATCTCAGTTACATTGACGGTTATTTTGGTGATGTAATGCAGTGGTTGACACACAGCATAGTAACGGTCAACAGAAATAAAGCACAGATGAAAAATTGAAGTTGTACAAAGCATGATGTCACAGCAAGTGTGGAGTTTGCAGAACCACTCTCCAAAATACCAACAGGAATCAATGGATCTCACCATACTGTAGGGCATCACCAGGAGACCAACAAGAAaatcagcagcagccaatgagagAATTAAGAAGTTAGTTGGGGAGTGAAGTTGCTTGAAATGGGCAATTGAAATAATCACAACCAAATTTCCACCCATTGTGACTATTATAGCTCCCAACATAATCATGTACATTGCTGAAAAACTGACGAGAGATCTGATGGTCCTAGGACAGGATCCGTTCACAAAGTCAAAGCAATATTTTGTGTTCTGTGGACTCAAGGTACTGGTGGAATTCATTATTAAGTGATATCAGCTCTCTCAAATGTTTTCCAAAGTATCAGAAAGATGTAAATATTCCTGGGAAGGGAAATTAAGAAACATTAGTGATTACTGTTTGATACCGTTTCTGAGATCTTATCAAAGCCCTTTTATTATAAAATAACTCCCACCTAGAGGGAAAATAAATGACTGAAAAGACTAAATCAGCCAATCAGATTGTCTTATTCTTTTCTGGTATGTGTTGTGGTTTGGTCTTTCCTGGAATGTAAATTGTCTGATTCAATCATTTCTGGTGTGTGCTTATGTCTTTGGTGAAAAGTAGGTTCATCAACAGATTGGAGAAGGACCATTATGTCAATCTGAAAAAAGATTCATACCCATCAGATCTAGACTTTTTCTGATTGCACATAGCCATTCCTACTCAGTTATTTAATCTGTTACCCTACATTCATACCCTTTATATTTAAGAAAATATCCTATTTTGAGCTAAACATACTAAATGGAATTTTCTACACAGCCCTGCTAGAGTTCATATACTGTAAAAATAAGAATACAAATATTCAtattggaaaattaaatttatctTTCTTTTTATTGGTTCCAAGTTTTGCCCTTTTGTCTTTTTTCCATAATTCCCTATTGATTTGCATACTGATCTTTCCAACATAAACAGCACTCCTTTATGAATGCTGGAATCGAGGTTCAGCAAATAACATTAATACATCATCACATCAAACAGCATAAAAAAAACACAGTATCACAATTCAAAAACTACAATAATCATCTCCTCTTGTCATACCAGTGCTTATCTTTcattataaaataaattagataGCTTTATTGTTCTGTACTAAATGCTTTTTAGCTCTTTTGAGTCAAAATACGTACAAAGAGCATACAACTCGGTTACACTATTTaatgattttaaaacttgcaatgTTATAAAAGGAgtaaatctataaaaaaaaaaaaagaaagtaaaagcaAATGGTTCAGTAAAAGCATTCTGGGCCTTTTACCCTAAAGTGCTTAATAAATTGAAAAGAACTTCCTTTGTGCTTCTTTTGCAAGTTGTTTGCTTGCATCCTTCTTTTTTGTGGACTGTTTTCCTTATCAGAGAGCATATAtccacttttaaaatctgcaggtACGCACACAAGTGACGCTGACATACCTGAACAAAGTTACACCTCTCGGGAGCAGATGTGACTTTCTACATGTATACTTACACatacagggctggattttcaaagggttacatacgcatacatgcttttgaaaattgaaagcaaTCTCGTAAATTCTGTCCTGACTTCAGATCTGTCCCTCCTGAAATGCCTCTTTACAGATGCATGCAAAAGTACGTGTGAAATGGCTTTTCACATATCTTTTGTACACAATCCACCCAAAGAATTTTGAAaaggccatttacatgcataaaactggtttATGCGTGTAAAGTCTTTTAAAAGCTACCACctaaattaaaaactcaaaagaaACTGCCCCAACCCCCGCCCAGTACCAAAAAGGCAAAATGAAACCCTAGGCCTTTCTAGAGGTATCTTATACATTTTCATAAATCTGCAAAGCaggaaggggcaggagtgatgcccagttgctcctgcccttccaaaatcctttttgaaaatggtgccagcaggcCCTGGGGTCAGTGCTATTTTTGAACCAGGCTCCAGTAGAGCAGtagtgttgcatccatcggtcgcagacggctgcgaccactctgcctcacctctcttctacccttttcctcctgccttggaaggatggctgcctccgctgctgtttgccgaaaccctcggcatctccgaGCCAGCATAGGTGTCCCTGTCCGACATGCTTCTTCCTGTAggtctcctagggcacgcgcgcacacGCTGCCTACATTTATGAATacgttatggcgggaacctctgggacggccccaccgcatgacgtcagtacctccgggtatttaaacctccgctccaattcaacgagttagcaaggacttcggttttgctactctgaccgcttctaagctgctcgcttggatacctcactaccctctggggtatctcgctcctacggaagctctgggtacccgctcctcggggtcctcttGCTTCTACTAGCCCtccggggttaatctgcctaaccttaaggacacctgctcctcgggggtcctgtctgctttctttcaggaaccctcaactctcctaggtactcgctcctcgaaggcctatcctgctcagggtatcctgcacctcggacctcgggtccattttctttttcatctacaaaggaagttatcagcactgctactctgtgagtatcactatgcTCCAGCTCTTCCTATTCCACTCTTCAGGTTCACGGGTTATCCTGCGCTGCGGAACACAACCAGACCtgtgctacatctgggtgagaccatcttcTACAGAGACTATTGTGTTATCACTGGACTACAGTGTtgtccattccttgggcaagattcaactcttcaaaagcagtataataaagctttctttcctcagtgtctgcttactagagtctagccaatcgttgtggttccccatggggctcctccccatgggagaagTCATCACCACTTTGagcaagagtccacaatatgccacaaacccaacaagtAGAAACTGGGATTGTTCTTGCCCCTTTCTACATTATCCACACCAGGAAGAGGGTAAAACATCTTGGGAGGAGGTTGGTGAGATTTATAGAGAAGACTCTGGGGGTGGTAGAGGGGacaatgtttttcatttttgtggaTCCCCATCTTTTAAATTCACTTTCCAAAGTGAACTTCAATGGAAAAAAACATTTGgaggaatatttttctttatttttaaactaatTGAAAATGTGAGTGTTTTgtctcattttatttaatttaaaaatgaatgcatatctctagCCTTTACTGACAATGAACATATTCAACTGAAATGATCTCACACGCAATATATTTTGATAGGGAAGAATCTCAACAATCTATTGTTTAATAGACTGCATAACTGAGGATCACATACTATCTTCATGCCCCTCCAATGAGTAAGCATGGCATAAAAATTTGCTTTATTCGTGGCTACTTTGCCCAAGCCATATGCCTTCCAGATCCAGGAAATGAAGCTAGGGCTCTCTGTGTTAACCGCTATCACCAAAAGGCTGCCACCCCCTCCTCTGTTCACTCTCCAGAGGATTTTGTCTGTCACATCCCATTCCAAGCAACCCCAGTACCTGAAGATCATTGCTTCTGAAATGACTCGCATCTCAGACTGCAGGCAAGACTCCTCTCCTGTGCACATTTTTATACTGAATAGGAACTCTAAAAATATGACCCAGTTCAACCACAATCTTCTCCTTACTCTCCTTCTTTAAACAGATAGATGTTGGTTTGGGCTGTCAGAAAAATCTCCAAGGATCCTGTAGTGAACCCTTCTCCAAACCTAAGAGGATTCCGTCCCTTATTTCCTATTGGGAACTAAAAAAATTGTCTTTGTTctgaaggagggctccttttctCATTTCCTCCCTAAAGCTTTCATCTCCTGCTAACTTCAGCTAACTTTCCCTCAGGAATCTCTGTTACCCTTAACAATTCCTTTATAGACTCATCATAGCGGGGTGCCTCTAGGAATTGGAATGTATCTGTTCTGGATCCATaggagggagtgctagggggtGCTCCTAATCCTGgggagaagtgtgcccttgggcaTCGGCGAACCTGGAGAGCAGCAACaaggaagcactgaggcaggtgaGACTAAGTCCTGTCTGGGCTAGGACCAGAAACCCAGGTCCCCGCCGACCTGCATGGCCTCGGTGAGACCAAACAcgcaaggttggcctctgagtagtccttcgaccactccaa from Rhinatrema bivittatum chromosome 3, aRhiBiv1.1, whole genome shotgun sequence includes these protein-coding regions:
- the LOC115088663 gene encoding trace amine-associated receptor 4-like, whose amino-acid sequence is MYMIMLGAIIVTMGGNLVVIISIAHFKQLHSPTNFLILSLAAADFLVGLLVMPYSMVRSIDSCWYFGEWFCKLHTCCDIMLCTTSIFHLCFISVDRYYAVCQPLHYITKITVNVTEIFLFISWSVPCFLAFGMVLSELNINGIQDYVASISCIGACSLTLNKLWGVLASLIAFFIPGTVMVGVYVHIFIVAKKQARKIHKVSAISQSVSDTKKMSLKKESKAAKTLSVVMGVFILCWLPFFIATMADPFINFSTPEDLYNAFLWLGYFNSAFNPIIYGLFYPSFQKAFKLILTGKIFSPDSSNVNLFTNR